A portion of the Pseudoalteromonas luteoviolacea genome contains these proteins:
- a CDS encoding Fur family transcriptional regulator, which yields MSQKNNQESEFVEIFNYAGIKPTEKRIAIFKGLKMAGKALSPYELVQYCKQNLGLTLPAVSIYRILDLLVAADLVHKLDTVNKYICCTHIDCHKPHPHTQFLICSLCQKVEEVHMPAELMAQLSAQIQSHGYLLNSPQFEFQGICSDCQALEREAVSNA from the coding sequence ATGAGTCAAAAAAATAACCAAGAAAGTGAGTTTGTCGAAATTTTTAATTACGCAGGTATTAAGCCTACTGAAAAAAGAATAGCTATTTTCAAGGGGTTAAAGATGGCGGGTAAAGCGCTATCACCCTATGAATTAGTCCAGTATTGCAAGCAAAATCTTGGACTTACCTTGCCAGCTGTCTCCATTTATCGCATTTTAGACTTGTTAGTTGCAGCTGACTTGGTCCATAAGCTGGACACCGTAAACAAATACATCTGCTGTACACATATAGATTGCCATAAACCCCACCCACACACTCAGTTTTTAATTTGCTCCCTGTGCCAAAAAGTAGAAGAAGTGCATATGCCTGCTGAGCTAATGGCGCAGTTATCTGCGCAGATTCAATCGCATGGCTATCTGCTGAACTCACCTCAGTTTGAGTTTCAAGGTATTTGCTCAGATTGTCAGGCTCTGGAAAGAGAGGCGGTATCGAACGCCTAA
- a CDS encoding dihydroorotase translates to MSNILLKNTQLINEGQVEHCDVRIVGQRIDKIASSITPTDMDQVIDLQGDFLTPGMIDDQVHFREPGLAWKGTIGSESRAAVAGGITSFMEMPNVSPATTDKLAVVQKHHIAAETSAANYSFYLGATPDNLDEIKACDPSFVCGVKVFMGASTGDLLVEHPSALEAIFRECPVLIATHCEKGDVISKNLAKLGDRALTIEDHPVIRDANACYESSSYAVSLAKKYGTQLHVLHLTTAKELDLFAPGPIDNKQITAEACVHHLWFNQDDYGKLGNLIKCNPAIKAESDRLALISALNDGRLDIIATDHAPHTWDEKQQAFAQAPAGLPLVQHALLTLFDQVKRGTMTLTQVVEKTAHNPAKRYKVQQRGFVREGYFADLAVVSAKAGDTVRHDNTLYHCQWSPFVGHQFSHHIRYTFVNGQCVYKDGAVVEVKDNAMPLVFERD, encoded by the coding sequence ATGTCTAATATTCTATTAAAAAATACTCAGCTGATTAATGAAGGTCAGGTTGAGCACTGTGATGTACGAATTGTCGGGCAAAGGATTGATAAAATTGCCAGCAGTATTACACCAACGGATATGGACCAAGTTATCGACTTGCAAGGAGACTTTTTAACTCCGGGCATGATTGATGATCAAGTGCACTTTAGAGAGCCCGGTCTTGCTTGGAAGGGCACCATAGGCTCAGAATCTCGTGCAGCCGTTGCTGGTGGTATTACAAGTTTTATGGAAATGCCCAATGTGAGCCCTGCAACGACGGACAAGCTGGCAGTGGTTCAAAAGCATCATATTGCGGCAGAAACATCAGCAGCTAACTATTCGTTTTATTTAGGGGCAACACCAGATAACTTAGATGAAATTAAAGCCTGTGATCCGAGTTTTGTATGTGGTGTAAAAGTATTTATGGGCGCATCCACAGGCGACCTGCTTGTTGAGCACCCGAGTGCCCTTGAAGCGATTTTTAGAGAGTGTCCGGTGCTTATTGCAACGCACTGTGAAAAGGGGGATGTGATCAGTAAAAACCTGGCAAAGCTGGGTGATAGAGCGCTGACCATCGAAGACCACCCTGTTATTCGTGATGCCAACGCGTGTTATGAGTCGTCTTCTTATGCGGTGAGTCTGGCTAAAAAATACGGTACTCAGCTACATGTTCTTCATTTGACGACTGCTAAAGAGTTGGATTTATTTGCTCCAGGGCCAATTGATAATAAGCAAATTACGGCAGAAGCCTGTGTGCATCATCTATGGTTTAATCAAGATGACTACGGCAAGTTAGGCAATCTGATCAAGTGTAACCCTGCCATTAAAGCGGAATCAGACAGGCTTGCTTTGATAAGCGCTTTAAACGATGGCCGCTTAGATATCATTGCGACGGATCATGCCCCTCACACTTGGGATGAAAAGCAGCAAGCATTCGCACAAGCCCCTGCGGGTCTTCCCTTAGTGCAACATGCGCTGCTAACTTTATTTGACCAAGTTAAACGCGGCACCATGACCTTGACTCAAGTCGTTGAAAAAACAGCGCATAATCCCGCTAAACGCTACAAAGTGCAGCAACGAGGTTTTGTCAGAGAAGGGTACTTTGCCGACTTAGCCGTGGTCAGTGCGAAAGCGGGAGACACTGTACGTCATGACAATACTTTGTATCACTGTCAGTGGTCACCGTTTGTGGGGCATCAATTCTCTCATCATATTCGCTATACGTTTGTTAACGGTCAATGCGTTTACAAAGATGGCGCTGTCGTTGAAGTAAAAGACAACGCAATGCCATTGGTGTTCGAGCGAGACTAA